A stretch of DNA from Bradyrhizobium algeriense:
AGCTCGAGGGCAAAAATCGTCTAAGAAATACCCGCTGAAACAAGAGGGAAGTTTGTGGCGGCTAAGCACCGCCGCCGCGGGGAGGCATTTGATGCGTCGCCGTCCCACATTTTCGGAACTCGGACGGGCAATTCCTTTCGGCATTGCTGTCGCGACCGCGTTGGTATTGAGCCAACCGCTCGTGCGCGCAGCCAACTCGCCGGTGACGATCGGTGGTCCGTTCACACTCACCTCACCTGACGGCACGTCAGTCACCGAGCAGACCTACCGTGGCAAATGGCTGCTGGTGTTCTTCGGCTACACCTCTTGTCCCGATGCCTGCCCCACGGCGCTCCTCGAGATTGCCGCCGCGCTCACAAGGCTCGGCCCCCACGCCGACAAGCTACAACCGCTGTTCATTACGGTCGATCCGCTGCGCGATACGGCGGCCGTAATGGGGAACTACACTCAGTCATTTGATTCGAGAATCGTCGGACTCACCGGCACGCCGCAACAGATCGCTGCCGTTGCCCACGATTATGGGGTCTACTACACAGCCCGTCAGAACGGGCCAGGCGCCGATGACTACGTCATGGACCACAGCACCTATCTCTACCTGATGGACCCTGAAGGCAATTTTGTGCGCGGTTTTGACGCCGACACGACAGGCGAGCGCATTGCCGAGGCGGTGCGCGGCGCCATGGCAAAGGCTCGCTAGAATTCAAGTCATCGGGGACGATCAACGCAATGAAGCCCCCCGTAAATCCTGAAATCCATTTGTTCTGTGCGCGCGTGATGTGGTCTCCGACCCCGGCGGCCCAGAACCTGCTCGCCTTTAGCGCAGATCCCGGTGTTGCCTTCGACTTTTGAAGCAGCCTCGGCGACCGCGACGATCCCATTACGTGGCCCAATACATACCCTGCACGCTTGCTGTCTACGCTTGGTCCTGCCGTTACCGGTTCAGACCCAAGACTCGCTACGAGGCGTCTGGCTAAGACCTACCTCGTCAGAACTTTCATCCGCTAGACATCATGAGCTTCTCCTGATGCACTTCAAATCCCGGAGGCGCAACCACCGATACCGACATTCACTGAAAGTTCCGATCCGGCCGAGTTACGTCTCTCATAAATACAAACCTGACACCCCGCTCAATCGGTGCACTCAAGAAGGCTCGCCACGCGGCGGACCTAATCTACGGTGAATCCGGCCTTTATAACGTGACCGCGCTGGAGCGCGACCAAGTTCCCTTAAGCAAGCCTGGACCTGAGATACGGCGCAAGCACCCTCCTCCAGAAACGGCATACCAACCCGGATCGGATTCGTCCCGCAACACCGGCTTTTCCTTACCGGAGGCGAGTGGGTGATGGACGGGCTGAAGATGGCCGTCGAATATTCAGCCAACTGGGACTACCCGGTGAGCGTCGGCGGGACGGGCAAAGTCGCGCATGGCTGGTTCGGATTGATCCAGCTCAATTTTTGATCCGTCTGCGTCCGGCGCCTAGAGAACGAGCCAAAATCCTGGAAGCATCGTCACGACAGATGGAGTGAGCAGGCCGATTCCGGCCGCCCCTCACCATGAACGCAAGAAGATTGCTGACTTCCGGTTAGCAGCAAAATGCAGTTGCGTTTTCGGTCGGAGCGATGGTGCGCGTTCCCACGCGCCAGCATAGAGCGCAGCCGCAGCGAATTGCGAAAGGTAGGCGGGCCGCAGTTCACCGACAGCGACATATGGCGGCTCGCGAGCAACAGCCGAACTCGATCACCCCCTGCGATCACAGAGTTCTTGCCAGCGACGCGCTCCCAGATGTCTCAGTGATCGCGAGCGAACGCTATCGTGCGCCATTCGCGGGGTGGCAGTCGCAATGATGTCCAGCAAGGCCGTGATGATATCGCTAACGGTGGAGTAGATATCGACCTGCTGAGCAGCGTGGCCCGATCCGCCACGAAAAGTGCTCACCTGCCGTGAACTGTGATGCGCCGGCATAACGATGCAAGAGCTTGCTGCGGCGAAGGACCGGCGTTTAAGGAGCAGTTAATACTTTTGCGCAAATGATAGACAACCAGCGCAACATTAGATCGTCGTAAGAAGTACGAGCAGAACTCAGGCCCCTCATGAGGGATTAGCATGAGAACGCTTCTCATTGGTGTTCTGGCTGCGACCCTGGTTGGCTGTAGCTGCCTTTTACCGCCGCAAGCGAGCATGGACGCGTGCATGGACGCGAGCGGGTCCGGCTGTCCCAACGGGATGGCGGTCAGTCGGTCGATTGAACCGGCGCCAGCGTCATCCAGGACCAATTCCGCGACAACAAAAGTCAAGTCCACGATCGCGACGAAGACGGAAAAGCCGTCGATTGCCGACGTCCGCGACAGGCCCCAACCCGCTGAGAAAAAGGCGAAGTCCTCCATGATCGAAGCGAAAGTCGAGGCTCCGGCATCTGGTCGGCCCGCTGAGACGTCCGATCCGGTAATTAGCAAGGCGAAGACCACGATTGCCGCGAAGTTGGAGGACCCGACATCTGCCGAGTTCGGTGAGATGAAACGGGCCATCCGCAAAAATACGCTCGGAAAATCCGTCGACACCATTTGCGGCCGTGTCAAAGGAAAGAAAGCGTCGGGCGAAGATACTGGAGATAGGCCGTTTCTATATCTCGTGACGGAAGATGAAGCATACGTCGTCGATGGTCCCGCGAATTCGGCGGCGGCGAGCGCGTATCGCAATATTTGCAGCAGCTAGCCCGGAACAACGGAACCGCTGCCAAGATCTGTTGCAACGGACCAGAAGGTCCCTGACGACGTTCCTGACGAACTTGAAAGTCGGAAGCACGTCGCGATCAGCAGCAATTCGCTGCAGAGTGTGTGGGGCAGACTTGCTCCATGGAAAATGGAAATCAAAACTGGTGGAGTACTCAGCGTTTCTCTGAACTCGAGGATATCATGGACGATCTTATTAATCTCGCCGAACTAACCCAGGGGTCACCGCCGGTGCTCGTGATCATCGAGCAACATGTCCTGGCGCGTACGTGCATCCTCAATATCCTCAAGAGAGAACTCACTGGATTCGAGATCGTCGAGATGGCGACGACGAGTGGCCTGAACTCATTATCCGGCAGAGATATCCGCTTGATTGCGCTGAATATCGGGGACAAGCAGATCACCGACCCTTCGATCGAGGAAAGCCTTGCCCTCCTCGCAGAATCCTGCCCGAAAGCGTCTGTTGCCGTGTTGTCAAATCGCAACGACGATGCGACGGCTTCAGCTGCGATGCAACGGGGAGTGCGCGGCTTTTTTCCGACATCGATCCCGGTCGAAGTCGCTGTTGCCGGATTACGGCTTGTCCTTGCCGGTGGGGTCTACCGACCGTTACCGATCGTTGGGCAAAATGGAGCGTCGAGCCTCAAGGCGATATCGGAATGTCCCGACGCGCCCGAGCTATTCGGAGCTAACGAGGGTAACGGCGCCACCAGGATTGTGCCGGAGAAGGCGATGGTCGACCTTACGCCACGCGAACAACATGTGCTCGAGGCGCTGCAGCTCGGCCTTCCCAACAAGTTGATTGCCGTCAGGCTCAACCTTTCGGAAAACACTGTAAAAATGCACATTCAACGCATCATGCGAAAATGCTCCGCGCATAACCGCACCGAGGCGGTCATTCGCTGGAGCCGGCGAGCCAACGGCCATGCGCAGCCCTCACGCGTGCGGTCATCCTGAGGGCTGCCTGCGCTCGCCGTTCCGGTCGCAGCTTAATCTTCGCGGAACGCGCCGTGGAAGCTGTCGAGCAGAGGCCTGAGAGCGTAGAGCGCCACGGTGCCGCGACCCGTCTTGATGAACACCTGGGCCGGCATTCCCGGAATAATCTGGACACCATCGATCCCCGCGCCTGCCGGATCCTGAACTCGAATCTTCGTTGCGTAGTAGGGCTGATCCGTGCGCTTGTCGACCAGACGGTCGGCAGAAACGTGCGTCACAGTCCCATGGAGCCGTGGCACGCGGCGCTGATTGTAGGGCAGGAGATTCACATCTGCGCTCAGTCCGGGACGGACCACATCGATGTCCTCGGGCCTGATGCGCGCAATAACGATGAGCCGATCCTGCCGGGGAACCAGATCCATAAGAGGTGCGCCGGCGCCAATGACGCCGCCTGGGGTATGGACCTTCAGGTCGGTTACCACGCCGTCCTGGGGCGCCTTGACCGCCGTTCGTGACAGTTGGTCGTCCGCCGCCTGCAGTCGCTCGCGTATTTGAAAAATCTGGTTTTGCACCTCGCGCAGCGACTGCGCGATCTCGTTCTGACGGTCGTTATCGAGCTTGAGAAGAGTCGCCTGCGATTCGTTGATAACCTGCCCGGCGCGCGATATCTGCGCGACAATCTCACCCCGCCGCCCCTCGATGTCAGCCATCTCCCGCTCGAGGTTCAGAAGGCGCGGACGCCGCTCAAGTCCCTTGTTAACGAGCATCGCAACGGTCGCCGCCTCCTCGCGGACGATTTCGATGCGCCTTGAGGCCGCGCTTTCCTGCGCCCTGAGGCCCTCGATCTCTTTCTCCACCTGCGACCTTTTCTCCCGATTTACGGCCGCTTGCGATTGAAAGACCTGACGACGCGTTTCGAAGATGGCTTGCTGCCCCGCAAGGACATCTGCGACCGACGAACTAGCATACTGCGCCATCTCCAAGCTGGCCGAAAACAACACTTGTTCCTCTCCATGCTGTTCCGCCTGCAGCCGTGCTTCTCGCGCCGTCGCCTCCCACAACTGGCCTTGGAGGCCCTGCGCTTCGGCGCGCGCCTTGGTGTCCTCCAGCGAGATCAGCGTTTGTCCGGCGCGGACAACGTCGCCGTCCGCGACCAGAATTTCCCTGATGATGCCACCCTCGAGGTGCTGAATCGTCTTGCGGCTCGACTCGGATTCGACGGTGCCGATCGCAATCGCGGCGCTCTCAAGGGGGGCATAGGTTGACCAGGTGCCGAGACCAACGACAAAACCCCAAACCAGCAAGTTTCCGGTCCAGGTGACGCCGCGAAGTCGGTCGCGGAGCGCCGGCGGCGCCGATCTCAACCACCGTGGGACCTCCCAAATCTCGACCTGAGCGAATGCAATTTTCAGGCGAGCCCATCCCCTTTGGGCAAAGAGACCGTGAGAACGTTTGATGCGGATCCAGGTGACACCGCGAAGCCGGTCGCAGAGCGCGGACGCCGCCGATCTCAACCATCGTGGAGCCTCTCGTATGTTGACGTGAGCGACTGAGATTTTCATGAGACAGGCTCGCGCGAAGCAACTTGGGGGCGTGTCAAACACCTTTCGAAAATTTCCCTGCTCTCACCGAATGCGCTGACCACACCGCCTTGCATGATGGCAAGCTTGTTCGTTGCACCGAGGATCCCTATCCGGTGGGTGATGATGATGACAGTTGTATTGGCCGCCTTCATCCGCTCAATGGCGTCGAAGAGCATGCGCTCGCCGAGAGCGTCCAGGCTGGAGTTCGGCTCGTCGAGGACCACAAGGTG
This window harbors:
- a CDS encoding SCO family protein, whose translation is MRRRPTFSELGRAIPFGIAVATALVLSQPLVRAANSPVTIGGPFTLTSPDGTSVTEQTYRGKWLLVFFGYTSCPDACPTALLEIAAALTRLGPHADKLQPLFITVDPLRDTAAVMGNYTQSFDSRIVGLTGTPQQIAAVAHDYGVYYTARQNGPGADDYVMDHSTYLYLMDPEGNFVRGFDADTTGERIAEAVRGAMAKAR
- a CDS encoding response regulator transcription factor, translated to MDDLINLAELTQGSPPVLVIIEQHVLARTCILNILKRELTGFEIVEMATTSGLNSLSGRDIRLIALNIGDKQITDPSIEESLALLAESCPKASVAVLSNRNDDATASAAMQRGVRGFFPTSIPVEVAVAGLRLVLAGGVYRPLPIVGQNGASSLKAISECPDAPELFGANEGNGATRIVPEKAMVDLTPREQHVLEALQLGLPNKLIAVRLNLSENTVKMHIQRIMRKCSAHNRTEAVIRWSRRANGHAQPSRVRSS
- a CDS encoding HlyD family type I secretion periplasmic adaptor subunit, whose protein sequence is MWEVPRWLRSAPPALRDRLRGVTWTGNLLVWGFVVGLGTWSTYAPLESAAIAIGTVESESSRKTIQHLEGGIIREILVADGDVVRAGQTLISLEDTKARAEAQGLQGQLWEATAREARLQAEQHGEEQVLFSASLEMAQYASSSVADVLAGQQAIFETRRQVFQSQAAVNREKRSQVEKEIEGLRAQESAASRRIEIVREEAATVAMLVNKGLERRPRLLNLEREMADIEGRRGEIVAQISRAGQVINESQATLLKLDNDRQNEIAQSLREVQNQIFQIRERLQAADDQLSRTAVKAPQDGVVTDLKVHTPGGVIGAGAPLMDLVPRQDRLIVIARIRPEDIDVVRPGLSADVNLLPYNQRRVPRLHGTVTHVSADRLVDKRTDQPYYATKIRVQDPAGAGIDGVQIIPGMPAQVFIKTGRGTVALYALRPLLDSFHGAFRED